The Candidatus Korarchaeota archaeon NZ13-K nucleotide sequence GCGGCGGGCGTGAACTTACCAGCCAGGACGGTGATAGTGAGCTCTTACATGAGGTACGACACCAAGCGGGGTAGGATGACGCCCATCTCCATCATGGAGTTCTGGCAGATGGCTGGGAGAGCCGGAAGACCGAGGTACGATCCCTACGGGGAGGCTTACATAATAGCCAGAAGCCAGAACGAGGCTAGGAGGGTCCTCGATACCTACGTAAGATCGGATCCCGAGCCCATAACATCTCACCTCCACGATACCTCGCTCCTTAGGAACCACCTGCTCGCCCTAGTGGCTAGCAGGGACGGCATCACGCTCAAGGAGGTATCGGAGGTCCTGAGGAGGACGTTGTTCCACTCCCAAGGTGGCGAGAGGTTCCTGGAGAGGGCGGTCCCTCACATTCTGGAATCCCTGAGGGAGGGGGGATTCCTGAAGGAGTTCAGAGGGGGTTACATGGCCACTCCCATCGGAAAGAGGGTCTCCGAGCTCTACATAGATACCTACTCAGCTCAACTCATGATAGAGTCCTTGGAGGAGCTCTCCAAGAGGTTCAGGAGATCTGAGGATCCTGAGCTCCCGGCGCTCCATCTCATCTGCGCCCTTCCGGACATGCCCAAGTTGTATGGAGGTAGAAGGAACGAGCTGTTGGAAAGGACCCTCGAGGAACTCGATCCCCTGATCCCCCTGGAGGATATTCCCATCTCCTCATACTCGGAGCTGCTCCAGATTGTCAGGGGGGCCCTCTCCCTCAAGATGTGGATATCCGGGATCAGCGACGGCGAGATAGAGGAGAGGCTGGGAGTTGAGCCGGGGGACCTGAGAAGCCTGGCTGAGAACGGTGAGTGGCTCTGCTACTCTTTTTCTGAGATAGCTAGGCTCCTGGGTGAGAGGGGAGTCTCTGAATGGCTCAGGATCCTTTACCTGAGGATAAAGCATGGCGTGCCCGAGGAGTTGCTGCCCCTGGTCACGCTGAGAGGGGTTGGGAGGTTCAGGGCGAGGCTTCTTTACGAAGCCGGTTACAGGACCGTTAGGGATATAGCTGATGCTGAGCCCGAGGACCTCGAGAGGATACCAGGTATAGGGAGGCAGCTGTCCAAGGAGCTGGTGGAGCAGGCGAGGTCGTTGGTCCATGTGGGTTCACCCGGTGGAGAGTAGGTACGGATCCGAGAGGATGAGATCCGTATTCAGGCAGGAGAGCAGGATAAGGATGATGGCTGAGGTAGAAGCCATTTACGCGAGGGCGCTGGCCAAGAGGGGAGTGATACCAGCGGAAGCCGCCGAGGCCATCGAGAGGGCATCCAAGGAGATCACTCCTAGCGATGTCCTTGAGGAGGAGAGGGTGACGAAGCACGAGACGATGGCCCTCGTCAGAGCCCTCTCAAAGAGGGCCGGCGCTTACGGTGAGTACTTACATTTGGGCCTCACCTCGAATGATGTGCTAGATACCGTGATGGGCATTCAGATAAGAGAGGCGGGGAGTCTCATAGTGAGGGAAGCCGCCTCGCTCCTGAGGAGCATAATCAGGAGGGGGGAGGAATCCATAGATGTTGTTTGTCTGGGGAGGACTCACGGAGTCGTGGCCGATCCGATACCCCTCTCCATGAAGTTCGCCTACTGGTCCTACCTCGTCAGGAGCTCCCTGAGGAGGTTCATGTCGGCCCTGGATGAGGCCTGCGTTGGCAAGCTGAGGGGGGCCGTCGGCACTCTGGCCGCCTCGGTTGAGCTTGGCGTGGGGGATCCCCTAGAGGTGGAGTCTGAGGTTCTTAGTTATTTTGGATTGAAGCAACCTGAGATAACCACTCAAATAGTGCCTAGGGATAAGCTGGCCTTCCTCATAGTCTCGATGTCTCTCTTCTCATCGGCCCTTGACACGATAGCCAATGAGATAAGGAACCTGCACAGGACAGAGATAGGGGAGATCAGGGAGCACTTCGAGGAGAGCCAGGTTGGGTCGAGCACGATGCCCCATAAGATGAACCCCATAGGCAGTGAGAAGGTCTGCGGATTGGCTAGGTTGATGAGATCACTAGCCCTCGCTGCTATGGAGAACATCGTCCTGGAACACGAGAGGGACCTGACCAACAGCTCTGTCGAGAGGATGATGTTGCCTGAGGCCTTCCTCGTCCTGGAGGAGCAGATAAGAACGCTTACCAAGGTGATCGAGGGCCTAGATATTGACAGGCTCAGGATAGAGGAGAACCTGAGGAGGTACGCTGATCTGGCTCTGAGCGAGAGGCTCATGATCTCCCTAGTGAGGAGAGGTTTGGGAAGGCAGGAGGCGCATGAGATCGTGAGGAGGATATCCCTGAAGTCTCAAAGGAGCGGTAGAAGGTTCTTAGATGAGGTCATGGAGGATGAGGAGATATCGAAGGTCCTGAGGAGGGAGGAGATAGAGGGCATATTCAAGCCCGAGAGCTACGTGGGGCTGGGCAGGGAGATATCGATCAAGGAGTTCGAGGTGGCTAAGGAGTTCTTGAAGGGGGTGCTCGCAAACGAGTGAGCTAGTGATAAGGTTTTTAGGAGGGGCCAGGTTCGTAGGGAGGTCTGGAGTGGAGATATTAGGGAGTAGTTCGCTTATCTTAGACTACGGCATTGACCTGGGTGCCGTCAGCTCAAGGCTGACCCCGCTAGATCCCAAGAACGCCCCTGAGGCCCTGATACTCACCCACGCTCACCTCGATCACTACGGTGCGAGCCCCCTGTTGGTGAGGCGGTGGGACTGCGAGGTCTACGCTACCCCTCCGACCGTGGACATAGGGGAGATCCTGCTGAAGGATTTCCTCAACGTCTCATCGGAGTATGCAGAGAAGCCCTACTCAATGCAGGAGGTCCAGCTGCTGAGGAAGAAGGAGAGATCCGTCAGGCTAAATGACCTGATCCATTTGGATGGATGGGAGCTTAGGACATTCAACGCCGGTCACGTCCTAGGATCCGTGATGATACACCTGACATCACATGATGGCAAGACCCTGCTATACACTGGGGATCTCAACACAGCGGGGACCAGAACGCTGAGGGGGGCCGAGACGGAGCTTCCTAGGGTGGATTACCTCATAATGGAGGCCACATATGGCGGGGACGATGACGTGCATCCTTCAAGGAAGAAGGTGGAGAAGCAGTTCGTTGATGACATAAGGAACGTTGTGAGCAGGGGAGGGGTCACCATAATACCCGCATTCGCTCTGGGCAGGGCCCAAGAGGTGCTCCTCACCTTGATACATTACATGGAGTCCGGGGCCCTCCCTGAGGTGCCCATCTTCGTTGACGGAATGATAAGGGAGATCTCGAGGTACTACAACGCCTACTGGTCCTGGCTGAGGCCGGAGATACAGAGGATGATAAGGGAGAGTAAGAGGAGCCTTTTCGACCACAGGGCCATAGAGGAGGTCAGGAACAGGGAGGAGTTGCTCGAGTTGAGGGAGCCTTTCATCGTGGTCACAACATCGGGGATGCTTCAAGGAGGGCCCGTCCTCACCTACCTCAAGCACTTCGGGACCAAGAGCGGGAACCTGATATACCTGACCGGCTATCAGGTGAAGGGGACCAGGGGGAGGATGCTGCTCGACGGGATCAGGCAGATACCGATGCCGGACGGAAGCATCATAGAGGTGAGGAGCGATGTCAGGTTCGTTGACTTCTCGGCGCATGCTGACCAGCCCAACCTGATAAACTTCGTGAGTAAGATCGCGAGCAAGGGCCTGAGGGAGGTCTTCTTGGTTCATGGAGAGTACGAGAAGCTCATCCAGTTGAGGAGGAAGCTCGAGGGGAGGGGGATAAGGACTTATATACCGCAGGAGGGGGAAGTCGTAATCCTGAGGTAGCTCATAACTCATTATTCCGCGCGCATTACATCCGTCGACCCCTCTTTTTAGCCGGCCCCCGATAGGGGTCCCCGATGAGGAATGCAGGCTAGTCAGGAGCTGGGGCATCAGGAGAGCGGCATCCTGCCCAAACTCCTATCGGGTTTGTTCAACAGAAGGAAAAAAGTTGTTCTTGGCATTTACGGACCCGTGAACTCTGGGAAGACCACGCTGGCCAATAGGATATGCATGGACTTCGCCAACAGGAAGATGGGAACCGTCAGCAGGATACCCCATGAGACGAGATCCGTCAGTGTTGTTGAGAACGTATCGTTGAGGTTGAGGAACGGGTCAATATTGATGGACGTGATTGACACCCCCGGAATAGCCACAAGGATAAGTTACAGGAGCTTCCTCAGGTACGGGTTCAAGAAAGAGGAGGCCATTGAGAGAGCCGCTGAAGCAGCTAAAGGAGTTGTTGAGGCTATAAGAAGTATGGAAACTGTCGATTTAGCCCTACTAGTCCTCGATTCGACCAAAGATCCGACATCCCAGGTCAACTGGGTGATCGCCGGGAACCTGAAGGCCAGGTGCATCCCGTACATAGTGGTCGCGAACAAGATAGATCTACCTTACGCCAGACCCAGGAGCGTTGAGAGGACCTTTCCGGAGGACAGGGTCATTCCCATATCGGCGCTGCGCGGGGACAATGTGATCTCTCTGTATGAAGCAATAGTGGAGCTGGCCAGATCCTAGTGGGAGGATGCCCACCAGACTCTCCCTTAGGTGCAGGAGCTGCGGCTTTGAGGTGGATGCATCCAGCTCCGACGACCCCCTGCCCGGGAGCTGTCCCTCCTGTGGGAGTAGTGATCTGGAGTTCTCGGTGTCCCTAATTCCTCTCTGTGAGGGGGAGATGGAGGAACGCCCGGAGGAGGTGTCCGCCCCCATGATTGATGGAGCTCTCGTGAGGCAGGTCTCGCCCGGGGAGTACCTGATAGATCCCTCGGCAATGTCTGGGGAAGTTATTATAGCAGAACTCGAGCCTGGAGTTTATGAAATAGTCATTAGAGCATACCATATGAGATTTTCTAAGTAAATATTTTCTCTGTATTATTTATGTTAAGAGCTTTCCAAAATCTTCCTGCCCATCACTATGAACCCGGTGTGCCCTATCATCCTAGGGAGGGGCCTGGTCCTCCTCTCGTTACTCTCGTATTCCCTATCCAATATCTCGTGAACTTCTATCAGTCCAAACCCCACTTCTCTGGCTTTGCTGACGGTCTTGCTTATCTGCTCACATGAGGGGACGAATGCTATGAACGCGCCGTTCGGCTTGAGCCTCTCGTGAACCTGAGGGAGCAGCTCCCATGGATCAGGTATATCCAAGAATATGGCATCCACGTTGGATTCCTCTATCCCCTCCTTGGCATCCTTGTGCTTTATTATCACGTTATTCAGCCCCAAAAGCTTTATGTTTCTCTCGGCCATCTCAATGGATTCCTTCCTCACCTCATAACTGAAGAGCCTCCCCGATGGTCCTAGGAACGTGGAGAGAGCCATTGTGAATGCCCCGGAACCCGTGCCTACCTCGACCACGGTGTCGCCGGGTTTTATCCCGGACTTGAGGATCATGAAGCCCGCGTCCTTCGGGTATATTATCTGAGTTACCCTCCCTATCTTCTCCATGTGATCCGCGAGGGTGGGTCTGTGGACCTCCACCCTCTCACCCTTGCTCGTCTCCACGACGCAGCCCCACTCCTTGCCTATCAGATCCGAGAGATCTATGGATCCCCTGTGCGTGTGGAGGACCTTTCCCCTCTTCACCCTAACTAGGAACTTCTTGGGCCTTCCTTTCTTCCCGTAGATCACCAAGAGGACCAGGTCATCCTCGCATATAGGCAGTGCCGGCACCCCCTAGAGGAGGGCCCTCGCCACCTTGGAGGCGAGTATGGGATGTTTCATGAGCTTCATAGCGACTTTCCCTATCTCTATGCCGTTAGCCAGATTCAGCACATCCTCATAGTCTAGGACATCAGCAAGTTGGTTCAGATCTTCATCATTCAACCTCTCAAAGACACGCATGGCCTTCAGGCTGTCCCTTATTCTCTTGATCCAACCCTCGTATTCCCTTTCGAAGGTCATCAGACTGCGCTTCGACACATCTCCCCTCATTATGGCCGATCCTATCACCTTGCTCGCGGCCTTGCCGGCGGCTATTGATGAGTGTATGCCGGCGCCTGTGAAGGGTATCACCGTCCCCGCGGCATCCCCTATGAGTATGACACCGTCCCCTATGTACTCCCTGGCCATCCCACCTATGGGGACGACGAAGCCGCCGAAGCCTATTATTTTAGCCTTCCTGAAGATCTCCGACCTCTCCTTTATGAACTTATCCAAGTACTGCTTCGGGGAGCCGTTCCTGACACCTATTCCAACGTTTGAAACCTGATCGTCCTTCGGAAAGATCCAGGCGTAGCCACCGGGCGCCATGGACCCCACGTATATGTGACCAGTCGTGTGGGAGTCGAGCTCCAGACCCACCATCTTGTACTGGTATGTGGGTATCGGTTCCGTGCTGTTGTCCAAGCCGGAGGACTTGGCCACCACAGAGTTATAGCCATCGGCTCCCACGACCACCTTCCCTCTAACGGACTCCCCCTTGGATGTTCTGACCCCGATCACCCTGCTACCCTCTTTGAGCACACCTTCAACCCTCTCTCCCACCCTTATCTCCGCTCCCGCGAGCACGGCTTTCTTCGCGAGCTCCTGAAGGAAGAGATCCTTGTTTATCGCGTATCCATGCATCGGGATCTCTACGTACTTACCGGAAGGGGCATAGACCCTCATGTTGAGTTCGTTAGTCACTATGCCTGGTTTCGGCTCTATGCCAGCCGTCTCGAATGTTGATTTGCTCGTCCCCTCGCCACAGGGTTTCCAGGCCTTTATGTCGGAGTGCGATTCGAACAGAATCACTTTTAGACCGAGCTCAGCTGAAAATCTCGCTGCAGAGAGTCCCGCTGGACCCCCTCCCACGACTATCACGTCCCATTCCTCCTCCATGCACGCACCCCGTTAGGCCCACCGCTGATCTATTTCAGCATTACCCCCTCCCGCGATGTTCGTTGATCAACGAAAAATATGGCGAGATGCTCGACAGATGGTAAAAGTTTTATAGAGATGAATGTTAAGGAACCATCAATGAGAGGGGCGAGACCCCATCCCTCAGTGGAACTGAAGGGAGTGAAGGGTGAAGATGACTTGAGCGTCCTGATGGATGCGCACCTTAGGATCCTAAGGAGGCTGGAAAAGGCCGGTTCTGAGGGTGTCGTCGCATCGGAGCTCATCCCGGATAGGTTCGCTAGGGAGTTCGTCCTCAAGTACCTCGCGAGTAAGGGTCTCATAGTCAGGAGGAGGAAGTTCAGGGGGGAGAGGGTCTTCATAACGGCCAAGGGGTTGGTCATCCTGAGGGATTACGGTGACGGGATCACCTGACTCCCTCAAAAATTTATTTTATTGTTCCCTCTCGCGCTCACCCAGAGGGGGATGACGCTCTACTTCAGGGTCAGGAAGTTCGATGCATCAGCAAGGCTCTCGGAGCTCAGGACGAAGTCAGGGGTCCTGTCTTTACCGGAGTTCTTTCCCGTCTACAACCCGAACAAGCCGACCGTGAGTGCGAGGGAGATGTCGGAGATGGGTGTGAGGGCCCTCATAACGAACTCCTACGTGATTTATAGGGATACTGAGCTAAGGACCGTGGCGCTCGAGAGAGGGCTCCGTTCCCTGCTTGACTTCGACGGGGTCATCATGACAGATTCCGGGGCTTACCAGATGTATAGGTACGGGGACGTGGAGGTGACCAACAGGGAGATACTCGAGTTCCAGCACGCGATAGGCTCGGATATAGGCTCCATCTTGGATGTTCCTATGTCCTCTGAGATCAGCAGAGAGAATTCCGAGGCTGGCGTGGAGGTCACGATAAGGCACGCCGAGGAGTGGGCCTCCATGAGGGATGAGCTTTCCGGAACTCTCTGGGTCGGAACCCCACAGGGCTCCGTCTACAGGGATCTCGTGATCAGGTGCTCTGAGAGGATCAGAGAGCTCGATTTCGACTACAACGGGGTCGGCTCCATAAAGGTCGCCCTTGAGAGATATGACTTCACCACTCAGGTGGACCACTTCATGCTTGTCAGGTCCCTGCTCCCGGCCGGCAAGCCCTTCCACTTCTGGGGGATAGGTCATCCATCGACGTTCGCCTTCTTCGCCGCAATGGGGGCCGATTCCTTCGACTCAGCCTCCTACTCGCTCTACGCTGAGCAGGACAGGTACATGACCCCCAGCGGGACCCTCCTGCTGAGCGAGATAGAGGAGTTCCCATGCTCCTGTCCCATCTGCTCCAAGTACACCCCCAGTGAGGTGAGGGAATTGGGCAGGAGGGAAAGAACCCGCTTGATAGCTAAACACAACCTCTACGTCTGTTTGAGTGAGATCAGAAAGGTTAGGGAAGCCATTAGGGGGGATTGGTTATGGGAGTTGGTCCAAGAGAGATCTAGATTCCATCCAAACCTCTATTTCGCTCTGATAAACCTCTTCAGGAATTACGATGATCTTCTAGAGTTGAGGGAGCCTCTATTCAAGTCCTCCGGGCTTCAGTACTCAGGACCAGAGACCTTCCTGAGACCCGAGGTGGTGAGGGCCAGGAGGAGATTGAAGAACGTTCCAGCCGAGAGGATCTTCAGGAGAACTCTGTATGGTGATGTTCCCATCGGTCTGAGGTACACTTACCCCTTCGGGCAAACGGTGTGCCCCTACGATGAGGAGCCCCTTGAGGAACCCTGCGATGGCGAGGTGCTATCGGCTGTCCTCTCTTATCAGTTCAACTTCCCCTTCCCGAAGTTCGATGGCGTCACCATAAGGAGATCCAGGGTCACTGGGACCTTGAGGGAGGTCAGACTCGGGAAGATCACGCTGGGGCATTTCAGGCCGAGCGATGGGGCTTTCATCCCCACCCTAGAAGGGGCCTCACTCCTGCTGAAGCATCTGCCCCACCCCAAGGGCAGGGTGGTCGTGAAGGATCAGTTCGCCGACATCGTGGCCAGAGGCACCACGGTCTTCGTGAAGTTCGTGAGGGAAGCCGATCCGGATATAAGGCCGAGAAGTGAGGTGATTGTCGTCAGCGAAGGAGATGAGCTCCTAGCGACGGGCAGGTCCCTGCTCTCAGGCGCCGAGTATGGTGAATACCCTGGGGATCACGCCTTCATCGCAGTCAGGAGACACTCCAAGGAGAGAGCCCAATGATTAGATGGGGATGAATGCCTCCTCCAGGAGTTCCAAGGCCTCCTCTCTGGTCCTCTCATCGACCCTCACAATCACCATACCGACGTCCGGTTGTCCATAGGTGAGGATCCAGTCATCAGGTGATAGGATCACCGCGGGGAAGCCGAGCAGGTCCTCCTCACCTTCTATTAGCAGCACAACGCTTGCTCTCGAGGAAAGCTCCAAGGCTCTGGCGAACTTGTTCCAAGCCTCCCTAGTCAGCCTTCCCGGCGGGTTCCTGGCCGTCAAGATTATGAACCCATCTAGGAGGTATGCGATCGAGGGGTCCGCCTCCCTCTTCTCCCTCAGGTCTATGACGGCCACCCTAGGCCTCAGGCCGGCCTCTAGGAGCGTCCTAGTCACCCTGTCTCCTACACAAACGAGATCCTTCCCCCTCAAAATATTAATATCTTTTACTAATTCTCCCTTTATCTTGGAAATTTTCCACCTTTTATCGGGAAGAAGCGCCAGATCGCTCCCGAGATCGGCGAGGTTCCCTCGCGTGAACAGTTTATCTCTCACAGCTGAGAGCGCTCCCGATGTTCCTAATATTGGATGCGCTCGCATCCGGCGGGGGAAGGAGGCTCTCCTCCCTCGACGTGATAGGCGCCGGACCCAGGCTAATAGCTGGAATTCTAGAAAAATTCGGCTTGGAATATAGGTTAATGAGGATAGAGGACTTCCTGATGAGGGGAAAGCCCTTCAGAGGAGTTTCCCTAGTCAGCGCTATGAGCATGGATGAGGCGGCCGCTCGCAGGGCCTCCAAGCTGCTTCTCGGCGTGAAGATACTAGGGGGTCCCATAACATCTGATCTCACGGTCGTCAAAAGGTTGGGGTTCGATTTAGGGGTCTGGGGTGAGGGAGAGGTGTCCATAGAGTCACTCCTGCGTGGAGGATTGGCCGATGGACTCCTACCTGATGCGCGCGGTATCCCCAACTTAGTGTTCAAGGACGGGACCTGCAATGAGTTAAGACACCTCTCTAGGGAGGAGTTCCTAACCTTCAGGCCCTCGGTGAAAGCCGTGATGTTTTACAGCACCATCCCTCACTATAAGTGCTCCAGGATATACGTGGAGGTCGTAAGGGGTTGCTCCAACTTCAACAGGCCTAAGCTCCTAGCGGATGAAGTTTCTTGCGAGAGATGCTCGTCCTGCTACTCTGGGAGACCGGGTGTTTCGATTTGCCCGCAGGGCATCCCCCCGGGCTGTGGTTACTGCTCCATCCCCCTCCTCTACGGTCCCCCCAAGTCCAGGGATGAGGAGGCGATACTGGAGGAGGTGAAAGGGCTCGCTGAGATTGGTGTTAGGAGGATCGTCCTCAGCGGCGCTGATTTCCTCGAGTATGGGAGGGATCTCCTTTCTCAATATCCGAGGAATCCAATGGACCCGGAACCTAATATTGAAGCGATAGATTCCCTCCTATGTGGGGTGAGGGAGCTCTCCCTGAGGCACGGTTTCTTCTTCGAGGTGGAGAACGTTAAACCGTGCCTCGTGAATGAGGATGTCGCGAGGATCCTAGGGAAGTACTTGAGAGGTACCCCCATACACGTTGGGGTGGAGACGGGGGATCCTGAGCATGCGAAAATTATAGGAAGGCCCTGCGGCCCGGATGATTCTTTGAGGGCCATTAGGCTACTCAAGAGATACGGCTTGAGACCCTATGCCTACTTCATACATAGCCTGCCGGGTCAGAGCGGACCCATCGTGAACAGCACGGTGAGGCTGATGAGGCTGATCTTCAGAGAAGGTGCGGAGAAGATAACCGTTTACAGGTTCAAGCCGCTACCTGGGACGTCCTTCCAAGACTTTAGGGTAAAAGTTGATAGGAATTCTAAGAAAATGGTAAAAATTGCGATAGAATTGAACAGGAGGAGGAAGAGGGAGCTACTGGGAGAGGTCATCGAGGCTGTGGTGGCGCCCAAGGTGGGGAGGCACTGGTACGCCTACCCGGTTAGGGGAGGACCCACCATAAGGCTGACCCCCGCGGAGGGGCTGAGGGTGGGCAAGATAGTTAACGTGCTCGTGAGGAATGTCCTATCTGATAGACTCGTTGAGGGATCGATTGTATAGGATTCATCGCAATGTTCTGTAATTTTTAACCTAGAACTCGGATGGGGCCGCCGGGATTTGAACCCGGGACCACCAGCGCCCCAGGCTGGCATCCTACCTAGCTAGACCACGGCCCCCGCATCCGGGGCTCCTCAATTTTTAAACGATTATCATCAAGCCCTCCCAGGACTGCGGATGCCCATCGAGGAGATCGCGACCTTAGCGAGCTTCGCATCCATCCTAGTGGTCGGATCGATCGGTTACAGCAAGGGCACCGTGGATAGAAGCGGTCTGATGGCGGGGGTTCTGTTGGGATCCTTATTCGTCCTGCTCGGAGGATATGCCGCTGTCATCATGCTACTAACCTTCTTCCTCCTCGGAAGCGCCTTCACCAAGTACAGGTACTCCTACAAGAGGAGGATAGGGGCCGCGGAGGCGAGGGGAGGGGCCAGAGGCTGGAAAAATGCTTTCTCCAATCTCCTCTTTCCATCACTAGCTCTTTTGCTTCATCAGATTAGCGGTGACCATGCCTACACCATAGCGTTCCTCTCCTCCATCTCCTGTTCCCTAGCCGATACGCTGGCCAGTGAGCTCGGTCCCCTGGATGGGAGGGGAGCTTGGATGATCGTCAGCTTCAGGAAGGTACCTCACGGCACCTCAGGCGCCATATCAATTCTGGGCACCCTCTCCGGTTTCTTAGGTTCATTCATAATACCCATGGAGGCCCTGCTGCTTGGGATGGTGAGCACAGGGGCCTTCATATTATCGTCAGCGCTAGGGTTCCTCTCCTCCACTCTGGATTCCCTGTTGGGAGCCACATTGCAGGCTAGGTTCCTCTGCGAGTCTGATGGATCCGTGGTCGAAGATCCGAATGACTGTGAAGGTGCTTTTTCTCACCTCAGCGGCCTTCCCCTCATAGACAACCACGCCGTCAACCTGATCTCAACGGGCTTCGGTTTTCTGATGGCCCTTATCCTGGGGGATAAGGTCCAATGAGAGTCTCCGTCATCGTGCCAACATACAATGAGGAGAGCTTCATAGAGCGGACCCTTAGGGCCTTGAGGAAGGTTGGCGTTCATGAGATAGTCGTTGTGGATGGCGGAAGCGAGGACAGGACTTTGGAGATAGCTAAAAGCTATGCTGACATAGTAGAGAGCTCCAGCTCCCTGGATTCCCCTGCGAAGGCTAGGAACGCGGGGATAAAACTATCAACCGGTGATCTAGTCGCTTTCGTCGATGCCGATACCGTAGTGTCAACGGGATGGCTCGATGCGATAATCAGGTGCTTCTCCAGGAGCAGGCAGATGATAGGCGCAACGGGTCCAGCTTATCCCCTTGAGAGGGAGGCACTCCTGACAGCTCCCTATGTGTTCTCCTACGATATACTCGTGAGACTCACGCTGCTCATAGGTAGGCCTCACTTCCTAGGGTTCAACTGCGTTTACAGGAGGGAATTCTTGGAAGATGTCTCTGGCTTTGATGAGAGGGTAATGGTATCCGAGGACGCCCTGCTATCGATGAAGGCCGTTGCCCATGGCAAGCTGGAGTTCATCAGGGACATGGTCGTCTATACTTCCGCGAGGAGGCTGAGGTCCAGAGGGTTGGGCGAAAGCATATTCTACCTGTTCTACAACGGGCCTTCGGTTATCTTCTTGGAGAGACCTTTCGGATATTACCCTAGGTCCTCAGGAGCTCGGAGATCCCTTCAAAGAGGCTGACCATCCTGAGGACGCTGTTCGCTATGGCCCTCGCCCTGGCGGTCCTCTCCTCCACCCTCACCACGACATCCCTTCCCAAGAGCTTCGGTTTCAGGTCACTGAAATCTGGGAAGAAAGATTTGAAGAACTCCTCAGCTTCAGCTTCGTCCTCAAACCTTATCCTCAGAGTGATCAGTACCCTCGCCATACTCCCTTATCTCCGATATGCTCATCCTGGGCCCCAGCTCCTCTATGGGCCTCACATTGTAGAAGGTCCCTCTCATCCGCTCCCCCTCCTGCCTCAGGAGGAACACCACCTCGCACATCCCGGGATGAAGCGCCTCCAAGCTCCTAGCCAGGATGGCCGTCCCGAGGGATCTCGCCAGGATCCTCGCCTCATCCTCCAGGTCCTCATGCGAATAAACTATCCCCAGTCTGCGGGCATAAGGAGCCCTTTTATCGCATACTTCCCTCCTCAAGGAGACTCCATCCAATTTCAAAATCGATAGGGGCTTCAGATAGCTTGGAGATGGCTCATAAAAGGCTAGAAACGATGGGTTGCCCCTCTTGGTCCCCACCACAATGACCCTATCCATGCCCTCCCTGATCGCCAGCTCATTCAGGTCCTCCATCGACATCTTTCCCCTGTTTATCCTCTTGGAAGCAGGAATTACATGATATAGATCTCTGACAAAAGATCTCGTCCTTCTGGAGGGTCTTCTAGTTGTCGTTATCAGTATCAAGAGCTCTCCCTTGATATTTCAGCGCTCCTGGCCACCGAGGTGAAAGGTTCCCATGCACCACCTGTGAACTCCTTCCCGCACTTCCCGCACTTCCAGATCCCCAACCTGATCCTCTTGACGGCGATGGCACCGCAATAGGGACACCTATACGTGCTCTTGCTCTTCTGCAGTATCATCTCAACCCTCTTCCTTATCTTGAGACCGTACCTGGGGGTCCTCAGCTTGCTCCTTGGTGCCCTCACCATTCATATCGCCCCTCTAACTACCTCTGCCAGCTCGGGCCACTTGCGCCTAGCCACGTCCACCATATTTAAAATCTCGTCCACCTTGAAGGTGCCGTGCCTCTTCTGTATTGAGCACACCTTGCCCT carries:
- a CDS encoding MBL fold metallo-hydrolase, with product MIRFLGGARFVGRSGVEILGSSSLILDYGIDLGAVSSRLTPLDPKNAPEALILTHAHLDHYGASPLLVRRWDCEVYATPPTVDIGEILLKDFLNVSSEYAEKPYSMQEVQLLRKKERSVRLNDLIHLDGWELRTFNAGHVLGSVMIHLTSHDGKTLLYTGDLNTAGTRTLRGAETELPRVDYLIMEATYGGDDDVHPSRKKVEKQFVDDIRNVVSRGGVTIIPAFALGRAQEVLLTLIHYMESGALPEVPIFVDGMIREISRYYNAYWSWLRPEIQRMIRESKRSLFDHRAIEEVRNREELLELREPFIVVTTSGMLQGGPVLTYLKHFGTKSGNLIYLTGYQVKGTRGRMLLDGIRQIPMPDGSIIEVRSDVRFVDFSAHADQPNLINFVSKIASKGLREVFLVHGEYEKLIQLRRKLEGRGIRTYIPQEGEVVILR
- a CDS encoding GTP-binding protein, translating into MQASQELGHQESGILPKLLSGLFNRRKKVVLGIYGPVNSGKTTLANRICMDFANRKMGTVSRIPHETRSVSVVENVSLRLRNGSILMDVIDTPGIATRISYRSFLRYGFKKEEAIERAAEAAKGVVEAIRSMETVDLALLVLDSTKDPTSQVNWVIAGNLKARCIPYIVVANKIDLPYARPRSVERTFPEDRVIPISALRGDNVISLYEAIVELARS
- a CDS encoding NAD(P)/FAD-dependent oxidoreductase, whose product is MEEEWDVIVVGGGPAGLSAARFSAELGLKVILFESHSDIKAWKPCGEGTSKSTFETAGIEPKPGIVTNELNMRVYAPSGKYVEIPMHGYAINKDLFLQELAKKAVLAGAEIRVGERVEGVLKEGSRVIGVRTSKGESVRGKVVVGADGYNSVVAKSSGLDNSTEPIPTYQYKMVGLELDSHTTGHIYVGSMAPGGYAWIFPKDDQVSNVGIGVRNGSPKQYLDKFIKERSEIFRKAKIIGFGGFVVPIGGMAREYIGDGVILIGDAAGTVIPFTGAGIHSSIAAGKAASKVIGSAIMRGDVSKRSLMTFEREYEGWIKRIRDSLKAMRVFERLNDEDLNQLADVLDYEDVLNLANGIEIGKVAMKLMKHPILASKVARALL
- the purB gene encoding adenylosuccinate lyase — its product is MWVHPVESRYGSERMRSVFRQESRIRMMAEVEAIYARALAKRGVIPAEAAEAIERASKEITPSDVLEEERVTKHETMALVRALSKRAGAYGEYLHLGLTSNDVLDTVMGIQIREAGSLIVREAASLLRSIIRRGEESIDVVCLGRTHGVVADPIPLSMKFAYWSYLVRSSLRRFMSALDEACVGKLRGAVGTLAASVELGVGDPLEVESEVLSYFGLKQPEITTQIVPRDKLAFLIVSMSLFSSALDTIANEIRNLHRTEIGEIREHFEESQVGSSTMPHKMNPIGSEKVCGLARLMRSLALAAMENIVLEHERDLTNSSVERMMLPEAFLVLEEQIRTLTKVIEGLDIDRLRIEENLRRYADLALSERLMISLVRRGLGRQEAHEIVRRISLKSQRSGRRFLDEVMEDEEISKVLRREEIEGIFKPESYVGLGREISIKEFEVAKEFLKGVLANE
- a CDS encoding tRNA (adenine-N1)-methyltransferase, whose product is MIYGKKGRPKKFLVRVKRGKVLHTHRGSIDLSDLIGKEWGCVVETSKGERVEVHRPTLADHMEKIGRVTQIIYPKDAGFMILKSGIKPGDTVVEVGTGSGAFTMALSTFLGPSGRLFSYEVRKESIEMAERNIKLLGLNNVIIKHKDAKEGIEESNVDAIFLDIPDPWELLPQVHERLKPNGAFIAFVPSCEQISKTVSKAREVGFGLIEVHEILDREYESNERRTRPLPRMIGHTGFIVMGRKILESS
- a CDS encoding zinc ribbon domain-containing protein, translated to MPTRLSLRCRSCGFEVDASSSDDPLPGSCPSCGSSDLEFSVSLIPLCEGEMEERPEEVSAPMIDGALVRQVSPGEYLIDPSAMSGEVIIAELEPGVYEIVIRAYHMRFSK